Proteins co-encoded in one Malus sylvestris chromosome 7, drMalSylv7.2, whole genome shotgun sequence genomic window:
- the LOC126629427 gene encoding exportin-2-like codes for MEWNPETLQHLSQCFLHTLSPSPEPRRRAEASLSEASLHPNYGLAVLRLVAEPTVDDQIRQAASVNFKNHLKARWAPNSSSDETPIPDAEKEQIKGLIVSLMLSATSKIQGQLSEALVLIGKHDFPKLWPALLPELISSLRTASLAGDYASINGILSTANSIFKKFRYQYKTNDLLLDLKYCLDNFAAPLLEIFIKTANLIESAANSGGPAVLKPLFESQRLCCRIFYSLNFQELPEFFEDHMNEWMTEMKKYLTTSYPVLESSADGLALVDELRAAVCENINLYMEKNEEEFQTYLNDFALAVWHLLGNVSQVSSRDQLAVTAIKFLTTVSTSVHHNLFSAEGVIPQICQGIVIPNVRLREEDKELFDMNYIEFIRRDMEGSDLDTRRRIACELLKGIASNYKQQVTNLVSLQIQNLLSSFATNPVANWKDKDCAIYLVVSLAIKKAGGTSVTTDLVDVQNFFGTVIVPELQSQDVNGFPMLKAGALKFFTMFRNHIPKPMALQFFPDLIRFLRAESNVVHSYAASCIEKLLMVKDEGGRARYTSADISPVLPQLMNNLFEALKVPESEENQYVMKCIMRVLGVADISHEIADPCIKGLTLILNKACENPKNPVFNHYLFESVAVLVKRACGKNASLISLFETSLFPSLQKILGEDVTEFFPYAFQLLAQLVELNNLPISPSYMHIFEILLSPDLWKKASNVPALVRLLQAFLHKAPHELNQGGRLQQVLVIFNKLVSARSTDEQGFYVLNTIIESLEYNVIAPYIGGIWSALFTVLQTRQTGKFIKSLLIFMSLFLVKHSSQNLADTMNAVQGNIFQVILVQFWISNLKLITGVIETKLTAVASTRLLCESPALLDAAAVEHWGKMLDSIMTLLSRPEQDRVEEDPEMPDIAENAGYSATFVHLHNAGKREDDPLKDIRDPKEFLVNSLARLAALSPGRYPQIFSQYLDPTNQAELHRLCEFYKCPIA; via the coding sequence ATGGAGTGGAACCCCGAAACCCTACAGCACCTCTCTCAGTGCTTTCTCCACACTCTCTCTCCGTCCCCCGAACCTCGCCGCCGCGCCGAGGCTTCACTCTCCGAGGCATCCCTCCACCCCAATTACGGCCTCGCCGTCCTCCGCCTCGTTGCCGAGCCCACCGTCGATGACCAGATCCGGCAGGCCGCTTCCGTCAACTTCAAAAACCACCTCAAGGCGCGATGGGCTCCTAACTCTTCTTCCGACGAGACCCCCATCCCCGACGCTGAGAAGGAGCAGATCAAGGGACTCATCGTCTCCCTCATGCTCTCTGCGACCTCCAAAATTCAGGGACAGCTCAGCGAAGCCCTAGTTCTCATTGGCAAGCACGATTTCCCTAAGCTGTGGCCCGCTTTGCTTCCCGAGCTTATCTCCAGCCTCCGGACGGCTTCACTCGCTGGAGACTACGCCTCCATTAACGGTATTCTCAGCACTGCCAACTCCATTTTTAAGAAATTTCGTTATCAGTACAAGACCAATGATCTTTTGCTTGATTTGAAATACTGTTTGGACAATTTCGCCGCACCCCTTTTGGAAATTTTCATAAAAACCGCGAATTTGATAGAGTCTGCTGCTAATTCCGGTGGGCCTGCTGTGCTTAAGCCGCTCTTTGAGTCACAGAGATTGTGCTGTAGGATTTTCTACTCATTGAATTTTCAAGAGTTGCCTGAGTTTTTTGAGGACCATATGAATGAGTGGATGACTGAGATGAAAAAGTATTTAACCACTAGTTATCCAGTACTGGAGAGCAGTGCTGATGGTCTTGCGCTGGTTGATGAATTGCGTGCAGCTGTTTGTGAGAATATTAACCTTTATATggaaaagaatgaggaagagTTTCAGACATACTTGAATGATTTTGCGCTTGCTGTGTGGCATTTATTGGGGAATGTGTCTCAGGTGTCGAGCCGTGATCAGTTAGCTGTTACAGCTATTAAGTTCTTGACAACAGTTAGCACAAGTGTGCATCATAATCTTTTTTCTGCAGAGGGTGTGATACCACAGATTTGTCAGGGCATTGTGATCCCTAATGTGAGATTAAGGGAGGAGGATAAAGAACTATTTGACATGAACTATATTGAGTTCATCAGGAGGGATATGGAAGGTAGTGATCTCGATACTAGGAGGAGGATTGCGTGTGAACTTCTTAAAGGGATTGCTAGCAATTATAAACAACAGGTTACCAATTTGGTTTCTCTACAGATACAGAATTTGCTAAGCTCTTTTGCTACAAACCCAGTTGCGAATTGGAAGGATAAGGACTGTGCTATATACTTGGTCGTATCACTTGCTATTAAGAAGGCTGGTGGTACTTCTGTTACAACTGATCTTGTTGACGTTCAGAACTTCTTTGGGACAGTAATTGTTCCGGAATTGCAGAGTCAGGATGTCAATGGGTTTCCAATGCTCAAGGCTGGTGCACTAAAATTTTTCACTATGTTCAGGAATCATATACCAAAGCCTATGGCTTTGCAATTTTTTCCGGATTTGATTCGGTTCCTTCGTGCAGAGTCAAATGTTGTTCACTCTTATGCTGCAAGTTGTATTGAGAAACTTTTGATGGTAAAGGACGAGGGTGGAAGAGCAAGATATACTTCAGCAGATATATCTCCTGTTCTGCCACAACTGATGAACAACCTCTTTGAGGCCTTGAAGGTTCCAGAATCTGAGGAAAACCAATATGTAATGAAGTGTATTATGCGAGTTCTAGGAGTTGCAGACATATCACATGAGATTGCTGATCCTTGCATTAAAGGGTTAACATTAATACTCAACAAAGCTTGTGAAAACCCCAAGAATCCAGTATTTAACCACTATCTTTTCGAGTCAGTGGCTGTTCTTGTGAAGCGTGCATGTGGGAAGAATGCCTCTCTAATATCACTTTTTGAGACAAGCCTATTTCCCAGTCTCCAGAAGATATTGGGCGAAGATGTGACCGAGTTCTTTCCTTATGCATTTCAGTTGCTCGCTCAACTAGTTGAGCTGAATAACCTGCCTATTTCACCGTCTTACATGCATATTTTTGAGATACTTTTGTCCCCTGATTTATGGAAAAAGGCTTCTAATGTTCCAGCTCTTGTGCGTTTGCTTCAAGCATTCCTTCATAAGGCACCCCATGAGCTCAACCAAGGGGGGAGGTTGCAGCAGGTGCTTGTGATATTTAATAAGCTTGTCTCCGCTCGTAGCACAGATGAACAGGGTTTCTATGTGCTAAATACTATTATCGAGAGCCTTGAATATAATGTAATTGCACCTTATATTGGTGGCATTTGGAGTGCCCTTTTCACGGTGCTCCAAACCAGGCAAACAGGAAAGTTTATCAAGTCTCTCTTGATTTTTATGTCACTCTTTCTGGTCAAACACAGCTCTCAAAACCTTGCAGATACAATGAACGCTGTTCAGGGAAACATATTTCAGGTCATCTTGGTGCAGTTTTGGATTTCCAATCTTAAGCTAATTACAGGAGTCATTGAGACTAAGTTGACTGCTGTTGCATCAACCAGACTTCTATGTGAATCTCCAGCCCTTCTGGATGCTGCAGCTGTTGAGCATTGGGGGAAGATGCTGGACAGCATTATGACCCTTCTTTCACGCCCTGAACAGGACAGGGTTGAAGAAGATCCAGAAATGCCTGATATTGCTGAAAATGCAGGTTACTCTGCCACCTTTGTTCATCTTCACAATGCTGGGAAGAGAGAGGACGACCCACTGAAAGATATCAGGGATCCGAAAGAATTTTTGGTAAATTCATTGGCTAGGCTTGCTGCACTTTCCCCAGGCAGATACCCTCAAATCTTCAGTCAGTATCTTGACCCAACCAATCAGGCAGAACTACATCGTCTCTGCGAATTTTATAAATGCCCGATTGCCTAA